TCGATATCGTGCTGGAATGCACCGGCTTCTTCCAGAGCCACGACGCTGCCAAGCCGCATCTCGATGCGGGCGCCAAGCGCGTGCTGATCTCTGCCCCCGCCAAGGAAGTGTCGGCCACCATCGTCTATGGCGTGAACCACGACAGCCTGACGGCGGACGATGTGATCGTCTCCAACGCCAGCTGCACCACCAACTGCCTCTCGCCCGTCGCCAAGGTGCTGCACGACCTGGTCGGGATCGAGCGCGGTTTCATGACCACGATCCACAGCTACACCAACGATCAGCGCATGCTCGACCAGATGCATTCCGACATGCGCCGCGCGCGCGGCGGGGCGCAGAATATGATCCCCACCACCACCGGCGCAGCCCGCGCGGTCGGCCTTGTGCTGCCCGAACTGGCAGGCAAGCTCGATGGCTCCAGCGTGCGCGTGCCCACGCCCAATGTCAGCCTGATCGACCTCGTCTTCACTCCGGGCCGCGACACGACGAAGGAAGAGATCAACGAAGCGCTGATGGCGGCCGCCACCGGCCCGATGAAAGGCGTGCTCGATTACACCGACAAGCCGCTCGTCAGCAGCGATTTCAACCACCACCCGGCCAGCTCCACCGTGGACAGCCTGGAAACCGCCGTGCTGGAAGGCAAGCTGGCGCGCGTGGTCAGCTGGTACGACAATGAATGGGGCTTCTCCAACCGCATGATCGACACTGCGGGCGTGATGGCGAAGCTGATTTGATTTAAATGCTCCTCCCCGGCATGGGGAGGGGGACCATCCGCAGGATGGTGGAGGGGCACCCACCACCGCCCGGAAAGCCTGCAAGGTGCCCCTCCACCCCGCTTCGCGCGGTCCCCCTCCCCCAGCGGGGGAGGATTGGGAGCTTATTATGACCGCCTTCAAGACCCTCGACGACCTGCCCGACGATCTCACCGGCCAGCGTGCGCTGGTGCGGGTGGATCTGAACCTGCCGATGAAGGATGGCCGCGCCACCGATCTTACCCGCGTCCACGCCGTCGCGCCGACCATGCTGGAACTGAGCCAGCGCGGCGCGAAAGTGTTGCTGCTCGCCCATTACGGCCGCCCGAAGGGAGAGCGGCATTCCACCATGTCGATGAGCGAGATCGTCGGCGAGCTGGAAAAGGTGGTCGACAAGGAAGTGATGTTCATTCCCGAAGTCGCGGGTCCGGTGGTCGAGCAATCGGTCGGCATTCTGCGCCCGGGCGATATCGGCCTGCTGGAAAACACCCGCTTCTGGCCGGGCGAGGAAGCGAATGATGCCGATTTCGCCGAGGCCATCGCCGCCAATGGCGATTTCTACGTCAACGATGCCTTCTCCGCCGCGCACCGCGCCCATGCCACGACCGAGGGGCTAGCGCATCACCTGCCTGCCTATGCGGGCCGCGCGATGGAAAAGGAATTAACGGCTCTCAACGCGGCGCTGGGCAATCCCACGCCACCCGTCGCTGCCGTGGTGGGCGGCGCGAAGGTCAGCACCAAGCTCGCCGTGCTGGAAAATCTCAGCCGCAAGGTGCAGCACCTCATCATCGGCGGCGGCATGGCCAACACCTTCCTTGCTGCCAATGGCGTGAATGTCGGCAAGAGCCTTGCCGAGCACGACCTCACCGACACCGCGCGCGCGATTATGGACGCCGCCGACGAGGCGGGCTGCACCATCCACCTGCCCTACGATGTGGTCGTGGCCAAAGAGTTCGCCGCCAATCCTCCAAGCGTGCGGACATGCAATGTGCACGAGGTGGCCGAGGATGAGATGATCCTCGATGTCGGTCCGCAAGCGGTCGAAGCGCTGGGCGATGTGCTGAAGACCTGCGCCACGCTGGTATGGAACGGCCCGCTGGGCGCCTTCGAAACCCCGCCATTCGACGAAGCGACCGTCGCTCTGGCGCGCATTGCCGCCGCGCTGACGCAGGATGGCTCTCTGGTATCGGTCGCAGGCGGCGGCGACACGGTGGCGGCTCTGGCCCATGCAGGCGTCACCGACGATGTTACCTACATCTCCACCGCAGGCGGCGCTTTCCTCGAATGGATGGAAGGCCAGGAACTGCCCGGCGTCGCGGCGCTTACCGCCTGACGCCATGGCAGTCGCCCACCAGCTTTTTGCAACGCCCTTCATCGTCGACGAGCTGCGCAGCGCGGAAGGCATGGCGGCGCTGCGCGAAGCGGTGGAGGCGGAGCGGGCGCACGATAGCGAGGGGGTGTCGATCAGCAATATCGGCGGCTGGCATTCCAATACCGACATGCTCGAATGGGGCGGCGAAGCGGCGCGGGCGCTTGCCTTCAAGGCGATGGAAATGGCCGATGCCCATACGATGGATCGCAAGAGCCCGGACGACAGCCGTTTTAGTTGGGTGCCGGAAATGTGGGCAAATGTGTCCGCGGCCGGCAATGCCAATCAGTATCACACCCATCCGGGCAGCTTCTGGTCCGCCGTCGCCTATCTCGACGACGGCTATAATGGCGACGACGATGCGAAGCTGGGCGGAGAGCTGCAATTGCTCGATCCGCGCATGCCGGCGATCCGCATGGCCGCGCCGGACCTGTTGCTGCGCGACGGGCAGGGCAGGGCGGTCGGCAGCGAAATTTCGATACGCCCGCGCACCGGCATGATCGTGCTCTTTCCCAGCTGGCTGCAGCACGCTGTGCGCCCGTTCCACGGGAGCGGCACGCGCATTTCGATCGCGATCAATCTCACAGCGGCGCTGAAGAGCCCTTCCGCCTAGCGATATTCCGGGTTCGGCCAGCCGGGCTTCACACCGCGATCCCACTCGGTGCGCACATTGCCGACCGCCGGATAACCGCCACTTTGCTTCAGCATCCGCGCGGCGTGCAGCAGGTTGAACGCCATGAAGGTCGTGTTGCGCTGGGTGAACTCGTTGTCGAAACCTGCGCGACTGCCATCGTCGAGTTCGTCGCCATAGGATGGGCCGGGGCCGACCGTGCCGATCCAGCCGCAATCGGCCTGTGGCGGCACGGTGAAGCCGACATGCTGCATGGCGTACAGCACGCCCATGGCCACATGCTTGCAGCCGTCTTCATTACCGGTGACCACGCAGCCGCCGACTTTGTCGTAGAAGGCGTATTGGCCCTTTTCGTTCGTTTCGCCGGAATGGGCATAGAGCTTCTCGATAAAGCTTTGTGCGATGCTGCTTTTCTCGCCGAGCCAGATCGGCGTGCCGAGGATGACGATATCGGCATCGAAGACATCGGGGCTGAGCTGCGGCCAGTCGTCGCGGTCCCAGCCGTGCTCGGTCATATCGGGATAGACGCCGGGGGCGAGGTGGTAGGCAGACAGGCGATGCCGTTTGGTGCGGACGTCCTGCATGGCGAAGATGTCGGCCACCACGTCCAGCAGAGTGTCGGTGTGCGATGGCTCGTCCGGATGCTTGAGCGTGGCGTTGAAGATCACCGCCTTGAGGTCCGAGAAGTCGAGCTGGCAATTCTCGACGATTTTCATCTGTGCGGGCGTGAGGGTCAAAGCGGGGTCTCCCATGATTGTCTACGGGTATTACGCGCGAGCACGGCGATGGGTCACATTTCGCTTTCCTACACGCCGCGATCCGTGCTTGCGGCGCTGCTCGTCCAGACCTGCCCACACGATTGTATTTCATCAACTTGGCAATCAGCGATTCGCCGAATAGGAGGCTGTCGAAACAGGAAAATGAGGAGCTTTCCGATGAATTTCGACCAGATGTCCACCAAGATCGCCGAAGGCAACGGCTTCATCGCCGCGCTGGACCAGTCCGGTGGATCGACGCCCAAGGCGCTGCGCGGCTACGGCGTCGAGGAAATCGAATATAACGGCGAAGAGGAGATGTTCGCCAAGATCCACGAAATGCGCAGCCGCATCATTTCTTCGCCCAGCTTTTCGGGCGACAAGGTCGTCGGCGCGATCCTGTTCGAGCGGACGATGGACGGCGAAGTGGGCGGCAAGCCGACCCCGCAGGCGCTGATCGCGAAGGGCGTGGTGCCGTTCATCAAGATCGACAAGGGGCTGGAGGACGAGGCGAACGGCGTCCAGATGATGAAGCCGATGCCGACGCTAAACGAGCTGCTGACCCGCGCCAAGGGCCTCGGCGTGTTCGGCACCAAGGAGCGATCGGTCATCCACTCCGCCGACGCGCAGGGCATTGCCGATATCGTGGCGCAACAATTCGAGGTGGGCCGCCAGGTCATCTCGCATGGCATGATGCCGATGCTGGAGCCCGAATACTCGATCACGGCCGATGATCGCGCCGAGGGCGAGAAACTGCTCAAGTCCGAAATCCTGACCCAGCTCGACCGCCTGCCCGAAGGCGAGCAGATCATGCTGAAGCTCTCGATCCCGGTCGAAGCGAATGCCTACAAGGAACTGGTCGATCACCCGAAGGTGCTGAAGGTTGTGGCGCTGTCAGGCGGTTTCTCGCGTGATGAGGCATGCGAACACCTCAGCCGCAATGAAGGCATGATCGCCAGCTTCAGCCGCGCCTTGCTGGAAGAGCTGCGCGCGCAGATGGACGATAGCGAATTCGACGCCGCCCTTGCCAGCGCTATCGACGACATTCACTGCGCCAGCATAACGTGATTTCAGTTACTGGATATCCGCGCCTGCCGGATCTGCGATGTGCGGTACCCAGTTGAAATTGAAGCGGTAGTCCTGCGCCGGGATCGGCATGTTGTGAATCGAGGCGTCGGGCCAGGCGCTGCGCAGCTGCACCATGCCGGAAAGCGCGGGTGCCGGTTCCTGCCAGCCGACGGTCACCTCTTGGCTCAGTCCGTCCCGTTCGACCAGCGCGCGCACTCGGAAAATGCCGGCAGTCACGCATTCGGCCTCTAGCGGACAGCGGCTGTCGTCGAGCACCTCCAGCGGCGTGACAGTGGCTTCGCCGGTGTCGAACGGTTCGCCGAGCGAAGCGCATGGCATTTCGTAGCAGTTGGATGAGGGCACATCCGGCGCAGCGCATGCGGAACAGGCGATGATCGCGGCGAAGGTGGCAAGAGGGCGAATAGGCATTTGTCGAATACTAACCGATTGCTATTGGCGGGAACATGAACGCATCCGATTGCCAGCTTTACCTTATCTCGCCGCAAGATGTCGGCGGAAATTTTCCCGACCGGCTGGAGCGCGCGCTGTTTGCAGGACGGGGCTTGGCCACGGCCTTCCAGTTTCGCGTGAAAGACGTCGACCAGCACGAGGCTGCGCGATTGGCCGTTCCGTTGCAGGAAATATGCGGCGCGCATGAGGTAGGATTTATCGTCAATGACAGCGTGCCCCTGGCCAAACGCCTGAAAGCGGATGGTGTGCATTTGGGCCAGTCTGATGGCGACATCCGCGAGGCGCGCGAGGTGCTGGGTCGCGAGGTGCAGATAGGCGTCACCTGCCATGCCAGCCGCCACCTGGCGATGGAAGCAGGCGAGGCCGGGGCTGACTATATTGCGTTCGGTGCTTTCTTCCCGAGCCAGACCAAGATGAGCGAACATCGACCGGAGCCCGATGTGCTCGAATGGTGGAGCCAGCTCTTCGAAATCCCTTGCGTAGCCATCGGTGGCATCACGCCGGACAATTGCCGACCGCTGGTGGAGGCAGGCGCGGATTTCCTCGCCGTGTCCAACGCTGTGTGGGGCGGGGACGAAGTCGCGGCTATCGAGGCTTTCAAAGAGAAGTTGCGCTAGATCGGCAGTCGAAGCGTCAGAAAAGCCGGCGATGTCCGGAAAGTAATCGGCGCTGGTGGGTTGGGGAGAGGAAGACGCGCATCGCGTCGCCAGAAAGGGCCTCCGCCATGAAACGCATCATCCTTCCGCTCCTGTTCGTTCTCCCACTCGCCGCATGCGGCGCCGACGAGGGCACGGAGGCCGACACTTCCGCCACCGCCGAGCAATCTGCCGACGCGGATCAAGGATACGAAACCGCCGGTTCGGACAATTACGCCGACAGCATGGCATCGGATGACAGGCCTTACCTATCGAACGGTCGCAACAGTGCGGAGATGAATAGCGATGCCGAGGGCATGTCCGAGGACGATAGCTCCGGCAATACGGAAACTATCGCGGACAGTGAAGAACGCCCCACCATGCAATTGCAGGTCGTTCTCGATCGTGAAGGCTTCGGCCCTGGCGTGATCGACGGCGCGATGGGTATGAGCACGCGCAACGCCCTGGAAGGCTTTCAGGAAGCGAACGGCCTTGAAATGACAGGTGAACTGAATGAGGAAACGGAGGAGGCGCTTTCCGAGTGGGAGCGTGTTCCCGCAACGCGCGTGGTGACGATCCCCGCAAGCTGGGGTGATGCCGAGTATGTAGACATTCCCGAAGACACCGCCGCCAAGGCAGAGATGGTGCGCTTGGGCTACAAGTCACTGGATGAGCGCCTCGCCGAGCGCTTTCATACGACTGTCGAAGTGCTGCGTGAGCTCAACCCCAATGGTCGTCCTGCCGGAGCGGTCAGCCCAACCGGCGGCGAGACACCTGAAAGCAGCGCGTCGGCAAGCGCCACGCCGACACCAACCCCAACCGGCACGGCGACGGCCAGCAATAGCCAAGGCTTTTTCACAGCCGGGCAACAAATCCGAGTTCCCAATATCGGCGCCGACCGTATCGCGCCCGGCTCGGTCGAAGATCGCAGCTGGCAGCAGACCATGGCCAGCCTCGGCGTGGGCTCGGAGCAACCGCAAGTCGATCGCATCGTGGTGAGCAAGTCCGGCAGTACATTGAAAGCCTATCAGGGCGATGAACTGGTTGCGCTCTTTACTGTCAGCTCCGGCTCCAGCGAATTCCCGCTTCCGCTGGGCGAATGGGATATTGTCGGCGAAGCGTACAATCCGCCCTATTCGTATGATCCGGAAGTCCTCGGCCTCGAGAATTCGGATGAACAGGAATACACCCTTCCGCCCGGTCCCAACGGCCCCGTAGGCGTGGTGTGGATCGACCTGTCGAAAGAGCATTACGGCATTCATGGCACGCCCGATCCCGAAACCATTGGCCGTGCGCAGAGCAGTGGCTGTGTGCGCCTGACGAATTGGGATGCGGCGCGGCTTTCTGCTATGGTTGATACAGAGACACAGGTAATTTTTGAGAGCTGATGGCATCCTCCTTCGTCGAAAAGCTGCAGGTCGCGGTGGTCACCGCAACGGTCGTTTCGGCGGGATGGATCGTGGCCGGCGGCATCCTGCTCGACCGGGATGAAGCGGACCAAATCGACCGCCAGCTGGAAGAGCGCAGCGTCCCCACCAAGGATGCGACACCGGAAGCGGAGGGAGCGGAGGCCAGTCGAATTACGCAGCGCGAGAGCGCCACGGTGCTGTCAGACCAGCAAAGCGCGACACTGATGATTCCGGTGCTCGATGTCGCCGCCACCGATTTGACCGACAGTTTCTCCGATGAAAGAGGCGGCGGCACGCGGCTTCACGAAGGTATCGACATCATGGCGCCTTCCGGCACGTCAGTAGTGGCTGCGGCGCCGGGGACGGTGGAGCGGATCTTCCAATCGGATGCTGGCGGAAACACGGTCTATGTCCGCTCGGAGGATCGCGAGACGATCTACTACTATGCGCATCTCGAAAATTACGCCCCGGGCCTGAATGAAGGGCAGCGCGTGCGCCGTGGGCAAAGACTGGGCACGGTGGGTTCCAGCGGAAATGCCGACCCGACTGCGCCGCATCTGCATTTCGAAGTGATGCGCACGACGCCCAGCGCCGAATGGTGGGAGCCTTCCACATCGGTCAATCCCTATCCGCTGCTCGTGCGTGCAAGCCGCTCTCGCTGATCTGAGCCTCTGTTACCTTCCCTGTCGAAGGCAGCGCAGCCGGCCCGGCTCGCCGTTCTCCAGCTTGCGCAGGAAGCCGCGCCCGGTGATCCGGTAGCTATCGCCATTTCGCGGTCCGCTGGTCATGATGACACGGTCGCCGCGGCGCAAATACGTGCCCGATCCCTGAGGGGACGAATAGCGTGACGCGCTTTCGATGCGGAAGCTTTCCTGCGGCTGTGCAATCCCTGCAGGCCCGCCTGCATCGCCCGGCAGCTCGCAAACATATTGGCCTCTGGCTATCGTGCCGATATCGTCATCGGCGATGGCGGGGGCGCTTATGCCGAGTGCGGCGAAGGCGAGAATGGCGGAGGCTGCTTTCATGGCGCGCGCCTTAGCAGAAAAGCCTGAGTGCGTCATGAACACGGCTTCGCTTGCCCGATGGCGCGCCCTCGGGTAGGGCGCGGCCCAATTCTTTCTCATTCTCAAGGTCAGATCCCATGAAGATCAGCGGCGTGGACATTCGTCCCGGCAACATCATCGAATATGAAGGCGGCATCTGGAAAGTCGCCAGGATCCAGCATACCCAGCCCGGCAAGGGCGGGGCTTACATGCAGGTCGAGATGAAGAACCTCATGGATGGCCGCAAGACCAATGTGCGCTTCCGCAGCGCCGATACGGTCGAGAAGGTGCGCCTCGACACGCAGGAATATCAATTCCTTTACGAAGACGGCGACATGCTGGTCTTCATGGACACGAATACATACGAGCAGATCAACCTGCCGGCAGACCTTCTGGGCGATGCGCGCCCGTTCTTGCAGGACGGCATGCAGGTGCAGCTGGAAATGTGGGAAGAGCGCCCCATCAGCGTCCAGCTGCCGCAGCAGATCGAGGCCGAAATCGTGGAAGCCGATGCCGTTGTTAAGGGGCAGACGGCGTCGTCCAGTTACAAGCCTGCCGTGCTCGATAATGGCGTGCGCATCATGGTGCCGCCGCACATCGAAAGCGGTACGCGCATCGTGGTCGATGTTTACGAGCAGAGCTATGTCGGCAAGGCGAACTGACCTGCCGGTTTGACGGAGCAAACGAGATGAGCGGTTCCACCCATCCCAAACTCGCCAATGTCGACATGCCGAAGAGCTACATCCTCGGCGTGATCTACGACGATGTGTCGCTGACACTTGAGATGGATTTCCATGTGACGGAAGGCCATCCCCGGTATGTCGCCACCGATGACCCGGAAGGCTGTTATGTCAAAGGCATCATCACCTTCAAGGACATGGACGATCTGCGGCTGAAGAAGGCCAAGGTGGCCGAGGGTGAAGAGCGCAATCTCAGCATCATCGAGACCGCCGAGATCGACGGGGATTATTGCTACATCCTCAGCGGCTGGGGGGAAATCGAGCTCACCGCGAAGACCATCCAGGTCCTTTTCGACTAATTTAGGTAAGACTTACACATGGCAGCCATTTCCGGCCTCATTCGCGTGATGGAAAAGGCCGCCCGCAAGGCGGGTGGCCGTTTGCGGCGCGATTTCGGCGAAATCGAACATCTGCAGGTGAGCCGCAAGGGCCCCTCGGACTTCGTGTCGAAAGCCGACCGCGCGGCAGAGCGCACGATTTACGACGAATTGCACCAGGCGCGCCCCGATTACGGCTTTCTGCTGGAGGAATCTGGCGAGATCGACATGGATCCGGACCAGCCGCGTTTCATCGTCGACCCGCTGGATGGCACCAGCAATTTCCTCCACGGCATCCCGCATTTCGCGATTTCCATCGCCTTGCAGGAGCCGAAGCTGGGCGGCGGTGGCTGGGGCGATGTGACCGCAGCCGTCATCTACCAGCCCATCACGGACGAGACGTTCTGGGCCGAAAAATCGCGCGGCGCGTGGCTGCATGACGGGCGCCTGCGTGTATCCGGTCGGCGCAAGCTGGACGAGGCGCTGATCGCCACCGGCATGCCGTTCCAGGGCCATGGCAATTTCGTCGAATGGGCACGGATATACGGCGCATTAGGCCCGCAAATCGCCGGAGTGCGCCGCTTTGGGGCAGCTTCGCTCGACCTTGCGTGGGTTGCCGCCGGTCGTTTCGACGGCTTCTGGGAAAGCGATCTCAACCTCTGGGATACAGCTGCCGGATGCCTGCTGGTGCGCGAGGCTGGCGGCTTCGTGACCGATTATCGCGGCCGTTCGCAGCCGATCTGTGCAGAGCAGGTGCTCGCCGGAAACGATCCGCTGCATTCACGCTTGCACAAGGTCGTGGCGGAATCGCTTCGCTAATGCTTGCAGGCACGATGCCGCGCCGCTAATCGCGCTTGCACCGTGCCGGATGCCTCCGTGGCGGAATTGGTAGACGCGCTCGATTCAAAATCGAGTTTCTTACGAAGTGCCGGTTCGAGTCCGGCCGGAGGTACCAGCATCCTTTCCGACATGTCCGGTCGCGCAATTGCCTTGCGCAGCGCAGCGCATGGTGCTGTTAGTCGCCCGCAATGATTGAAGCGCCCTCATTCCACGCGACCGCCGCGATGATTCTGACGGTGATCGTGTTCGTCGCCTTTGCTCGCGGTCGCATTTCGGTCGAGATCGTGTCGCTTCTCACCATCGCGATGATCGCGGTCTTCCTGTATTTCTACCCGCTGCCACACAGCATGGCGACGGACGGGCTGGCACTGGCATTCGCCGGCTTCGGCCATCCGGCGCTCATCACAATCTGCTCGCTGATGATCATGGGGCGTGGGCTTGTGGTGACGGGCGCGCTGGACCCGACGGCGCGCATTTTGGAGCGAGTCTGGAAGTTCAATCTCCAGATTGGGTTGCTAGTCTCCCTCTTGCTCGCGCTGGGCCTGTCGATGATCGTGAACGACACGCCGGTGCTGGTGCTGCTCCTGCCGATTTTCGTGGCGTTGGCGCAGCGCGGGGCAATGCCAGCCTCGAAAACGCTCATTCCTCTCAATGCCGCTGTCTTGATCGGCGGCATGGCGACGACGATCGGCACGTCGACCAACCTGCTGGTTGTTGGCATCGCCGTCGATCTCGGCATGCCGCAAATGTCGGTCTTTCACTACACGCCAATCGTGCTGGCTGCCGCGCTGGTGGCGCTGCCGTATCTCTGGCTGGTCATGCCGCGACTGCTGCCCGACAATTCGACCGGGGAAGTGATCTCCCAGCGCCGCTTTTTCACGCGCCTGCGCGTCACTGGCCGCAGCGAGTTGGCCGGTAAGCATTTCGATGAGATCACCGACAGCCTGCCTGATGACTTCCGCTTCGAAGAAAGACCAAACGGCACATTCGAGCCGGGCCAGCGCCTCTTGATTTCAGGCACGCATGACGGGCTGGAAGATGCCATGCGCGTGCTGCGCGGACAGGTAGCTCCGGCCTGGGTGACCGATCGCATTTCGCGCGAGGCGAAGGCGCTTGGCGAAGACATCCAGGTGGTCGAGATGGTTGTCACGGCCGACAGCCGGATCGTAGGGCGTACGCTCGCCAGTTCCGGTATTGCCGATCATTACGGCGTGGCCGTTCTGGGTGTTCATCGTCCGGATCGCTTCATTGGCAATCGACCTTCGCCAGCGTCCGAGGAAATCCGCTTCGCCGAAGGGGACGTACTGCTGGTAACCGGCCTGTCCGACGGATTGCAGAACTTTGCAAATGGCGACAGCCTGCTCCAGTTGGAAGGCGCCAAGCTCATGCCGCGCCGCTCCAAGGCCGTGCTCGCCGCCTGCATCATGTTCGCCGCCGTGGCGCTCGCCTCCATCGGCCTGCCGTTTTTCGGCGAGCAGGGCTTTTACATGCTCAAGGTGCCGATCGCGATTTCTGCGCTGACCGGCGCGATCCTCATGTTCCTGACCGGCTGCGTGAAGTTCGACCGCGTCGGCAGGGCGCTTTCCGCCAAGGT
This sequence is a window from Aurantiacibacter gangjinensis. Protein-coding genes within it:
- a CDS encoding fructose bisphosphate aldolase, producing MNFDQMSTKIAEGNGFIAALDQSGGSTPKALRGYGVEEIEYNGEEEMFAKIHEMRSRIISSPSFSGDKVVGAILFERTMDGEVGGKPTPQALIAKGVVPFIKIDKGLEDEANGVQMMKPMPTLNELLTRAKGLGVFGTKERSVIHSADAQGIADIVAQQFEVGRQVISHGMMPMLEPEYSITADDRAEGEKLLKSEILTQLDRLPEGEQIMLKLSIPVEANAYKELVDHPKVLKVVALSGGFSRDEACEHLSRNEGMIASFSRALLEELRAQMDDSEFDAALASAIDDIHCASIT
- a CDS encoding flavodoxin family protein yields the protein MTLTPAQMKIVENCQLDFSDLKAVIFNATLKHPDEPSHTDTLLDVVADIFAMQDVRTKRHRLSAYHLAPGVYPDMTEHGWDRDDWPQLSPDVFDADIVILGTPIWLGEKSSIAQSFIEKLYAHSGETNEKGQYAFYDKVGGCVVTGNEDGCKHVAMGVLYAMQHVGFTVPPQADCGWIGTVGPGPSYGDELDDGSRAGFDNEFTQRNTTFMAFNLLHAARMLKQSGGYPAVGNVRTEWDRGVKPGWPNPEYR
- a CDS encoding 2OG-Fe(II) oxygenase family protein, translated to MAVAHQLFATPFIVDELRSAEGMAALREAVEAERAHDSEGVSISNIGGWHSNTDMLEWGGEAARALAFKAMEMADAHTMDRKSPDDSRFSWVPEMWANVSAAGNANQYHTHPGSFWSAVAYLDDGYNGDDDAKLGGELQLLDPRMPAIRMAAPDLLLRDGQGRAVGSEISIRPRTGMIVLFPSWLQHAVRPFHGSGTRISIAINLTAALKSPSA
- the efp gene encoding elongation factor P, whose protein sequence is MKISGVDIRPGNIIEYEGGIWKVARIQHTQPGKGGAYMQVEMKNLMDGRKTNVRFRSADTVEKVRLDTQEYQFLYEDGDMLVFMDTNTYEQINLPADLLGDARPFLQDGMQVQLEMWEERPISVQLPQQIEAEIVEADAVVKGQTASSSYKPAVLDNGVRIMVPPHIESGTRIVVDVYEQSYVGKAN
- a CDS encoding phosphoglycerate kinase, whose amino-acid sequence is MTAFKTLDDLPDDLTGQRALVRVDLNLPMKDGRATDLTRVHAVAPTMLELSQRGAKVLLLAHYGRPKGERHSTMSMSEIVGELEKVVDKEVMFIPEVAGPVVEQSVGILRPGDIGLLENTRFWPGEEANDADFAEAIAANGDFYVNDAFSAAHRAHATTEGLAHHLPAYAGRAMEKELTALNAALGNPTPPVAAVVGGAKVSTKLAVLENLSRKVQHLIIGGGMANTFLAANGVNVGKSLAEHDLTDTARAIMDAADEAGCTIHLPYDVVVAKEFAANPPSVRTCNVHEVAEDEMILDVGPQAVEALGDVLKTCATLVWNGPLGAFETPPFDEATVALARIAAALTQDGSLVSVAGGGDTVAALAHAGVTDDVTYISTAGGAFLEWMEGQELPGVAALTA
- a CDS encoding M23 family metallopeptidase, which gives rise to MASSFVEKLQVAVVTATVVSAGWIVAGGILLDRDEADQIDRQLEERSVPTKDATPEAEGAEASRITQRESATVLSDQQSATLMIPVLDVAATDLTDSFSDERGGGTRLHEGIDIMAPSGTSVVAAAPGTVERIFQSDAGGNTVYVRSEDRETIYYYAHLENYAPGLNEGQRVRRGQRLGTVGSSGNADPTAPHLHFEVMRTTPSAEWWEPSTSVNPYPLLVRASRSR
- a CDS encoding inositol monophosphatase family protein: MAAISGLIRVMEKAARKAGGRLRRDFGEIEHLQVSRKGPSDFVSKADRAAERTIYDELHQARPDYGFLLEESGEIDMDPDQPRFIVDPLDGTSNFLHGIPHFAISIALQEPKLGGGGWGDVTAAVIYQPITDETFWAEKSRGAWLHDGRLRVSGRRKLDEALIATGMPFQGHGNFVEWARIYGALGPQIAGVRRFGAASLDLAWVAAGRFDGFWESDLNLWDTAAGCLLVREAGGFVTDYRGRSQPICAEQVLAGNDPLHSRLHKVVAESLR
- the gap gene encoding type I glyceraldehyde-3-phosphate dehydrogenase — translated: MTTKVSINGFGRIGRLVARAILERDDHDLELVAINDLADTDANALLFGFDSTHGRFPGTVEVDGSNLVVNGKSIAVTSERDPGNLPHKDMGVDIVLECTGFFQSHDAAKPHLDAGAKRVLISAPAKEVSATIVYGVNHDSLTADDVIVSNASCTTNCLSPVAKVLHDLVGIERGFMTTIHSYTNDQRMLDQMHSDMRRARGGAQNMIPTTTGAARAVGLVLPELAGKLDGSSVRVPTPNVSLIDLVFTPGRDTTKEEINEALMAAATGPMKGVLDYTDKPLVSSDFNHHPASSTVDSLETAVLEGKLARVVSWYDNEWGFSNRMIDTAGVMAKLI
- the thiE gene encoding thiamine phosphate synthase, translating into MNASDCQLYLISPQDVGGNFPDRLERALFAGRGLATAFQFRVKDVDQHEAARLAVPLQEICGAHEVGFIVNDSVPLAKRLKADGVHLGQSDGDIREAREVLGREVQIGVTCHASRHLAMEAGEAGADYIAFGAFFPSQTKMSEHRPEPDVLEWWSQLFEIPCVAIGGITPDNCRPLVEAGADFLAVSNAVWGGDEVAAIEAFKEKLR
- a CDS encoding L,D-transpeptidase family protein; this encodes MKRIILPLLFVLPLAACGADEGTEADTSATAEQSADADQGYETAGSDNYADSMASDDRPYLSNGRNSAEMNSDAEGMSEDDSSGNTETIADSEERPTMQLQVVLDREGFGPGVIDGAMGMSTRNALEGFQEANGLEMTGELNEETEEALSEWERVPATRVVTIPASWGDAEYVDIPEDTAAKAEMVRLGYKSLDERLAERFHTTVEVLRELNPNGRPAGAVSPTGGETPESSASASATPTPTPTGTATASNSQGFFTAGQQIRVPNIGADRIAPGSVEDRSWQQTMASLGVGSEQPQVDRIVVSKSGSTLKAYQGDELVALFTVSSGSSEFPLPLGEWDIVGEAYNPPYSYDPEVLGLENSDEQEYTLPPGPNGPVGVVWIDLSKEHYGIHGTPDPETIGRAQSSGCVRLTNWDAARLSAMVDTETQVIFES
- a CDS encoding SLC13 family permease is translated as MIEAPSFHATAAMILTVIVFVAFARGRISVEIVSLLTIAMIAVFLYFYPLPHSMATDGLALAFAGFGHPALITICSLMIMGRGLVVTGALDPTARILERVWKFNLQIGLLVSLLLALGLSMIVNDTPVLVLLLPIFVALAQRGAMPASKTLIPLNAAVLIGGMATTIGTSTNLLVVGIAVDLGMPQMSVFHYTPIVLAAALVALPYLWLVMPRLLPDNSTGEVISQRRFFTRLRVTGRSELAGKHFDEITDSLPDDFRFEERPNGTFEPGQRLLISGTHDGLEDAMRVLRGQVAPAWVTDRISREAKALGEDIQVVEMVVTADSRIVGRTLASSGIADHYGVAVLGVHRPDRFIGNRPSPASEEIRFAEGDVLLVTGLSDGLQNFANGDSLLQLEGAKLMPRRSKAVLAACIMFAAVALASIGLPFFGEQGFYMLKVPIAISALTGAILMFLTGCVKFDRVGRALSAKVIVLVAASIAIGRIVLDSGAAAWLGQVLAMGLADLSPAFVLAAIMLFVTILTNFASNATAATVGTPIAFNIATQLGLPQEPLILAVLFGCNLCYATPIAYQTNMLIMAEGNYSFADYLRTGVPLVLIMVTTLSILLVTTYGM